The Gemmatimonadaceae bacterium sequence GCGGAAGGGAATTGCTCGGTGCGGCTACGAGACGGTACGCTGCTCGTCACCCCGTCCGGAGCGGACAAGGCCTCGCTCACGGCGCCGCAGGTGCTTCGGCGACACGCCGACGGCACCGAGTATCACAACGGCGGCACCGCCACTGTGACGAGTGACACATCGTCCGGTGACAGTCCGCCGCGCCCGTCGTCGGAACTGCAGATGCATCTCGGGATCTACGGTTCACGAGCGGACGTCATGGCGGTCGTGCACGCACATCCGCCGGTCGCGACGGGATTCGCCACGGCCGGCCGGACGATTCCCGCAGATGTGTTGCCTGAAGTGCCCGTGGTGCTTGGTCCGGTCGCGCTGGTGCCGTACGGACGCCGGGCACCGCGGCCTTGTTCCACGCCTTGTTTCCCTTCGTCGCCGACCATGACGTGTTTCTGCTCTGCAATCACGGAGTGACCGCCGTGGGACGATCGCTGACGGAGGCGCTGACGCGGCTGGAAAGTGTTGAACAGGCTGCGCGCATCGTGCTGGTGGCCGAACTGTTGGGAGGTCCGCGGGTATTGCCCGCGGAGGAAGCACAGGCGCTGGCCTCGCTGTGGCGAAGGCCGGTGGCGAGTACATATTCTGCACAGCATTCCACGGATGCCCTTTCATGACGGAGACACGCCACGTGTCGATCGATGAGGTGCGCACGCTCGTTTCCGAGCGCCAGCGCTACGATGACTGGTTGACCGCCCTCGACGCGCGACGGGATGAGACGCCGGAACGCGTCTTCGAACGCGTACGCGGGGACTACGTCACGCGGCGACGCGACGTCATGAACCGGCTGCGGGAGCATGTCGGGGCGCTGGCCAGTATGGGCAGCGATCTCGACGCGCGCCTGGCCTCGCTGGAGGCCCGACTGGGCACGCTGGAGGACGAGCGCGCGGAAGCGATGTTGCGCACGGCGGTTGGGGAGTTTGACGGCGACCGGTGGGAACAGGTCCGCCAGAGCGTGGAAGCGCAGATTGCCGAACTCGGGGATCAGCGGACGCTGCTGCAGGTTGAAGGCGACGAAGTCCGTACGCTGCTGGCGAGCGCGCGGAGTGAGCCCGAAGTCGCGCCATCCGCGGTACCCGACGCAGCGGTGGCGCCCGACGCACCGGTCGAGGACGTTGCCCCGGAAGCGACCGACGCCGACCTCATCGTGGCCGACACGATGGGAGCCCCTGTTGACGCCTCTGTGTCCGAGGTGATCGCGCCAGTGCCGTTGCTCGCACAGGATATCAACGAACGGCGTGCCGACGGACTCGAATCGTCTCCGTTGCCCACGGCGGCGGAAACCGCCGAGGAATTGGCCGAGCTGGACAATGCGTTGGCGCTGTTCTCGAACGATGCGCCCAACACCGCGTTTCATTCGGCACCGGCGCCGGTGATCAGCACGCCGTTGATGGACGGGCTTGATGTGTTCGACGATTCCGAACTCGGCGATCTGCGCATGGCGCCACCCAGCCACGCGACGGCCACCGTAACGCCGCCAGCAGCGAGCCAACCGGTCGGCGAGGCGACATCTGGATCAACGGCCCGCGACGGTTTCGATGATCTCGCGTTCCTGCGGTCGGTCGTCGATCCGTCAGCGCAGGGCGGGATGGCGCGAGCCTCGGGCAGCGGCGATCAACTGAAGACGCTGCGATGCACGGAATGCAGCACGATGAACCTGCCCACCGAATGGTATTGCGAACGCTGTGGCGGCGAACTCGCGGCGTTCTAGACCGTGGGGTTGCCGAAAAAACGCGGGGCCGGAATCCTTGGATTCCGGCCCCGCGTTCGATATCAGGTGTTCAGCGTCGCCGACGGCGACGCAGCGCATCAAGCAGTCGCAGCCTTCTTGGCGAGCTTGCTTTTCTGACGCGCGGCGGTATTGCGATGGATGAGCCCCTTCCGTGCAGCCCGGTCGAGCAGTGAAACGGCCGACAAGCGTTCGTCGGAGGTGCCACCGTTCTTCGCCTTCTTGACCGCAGTGCGCAGAGCCGATCGCTGCGCACGATTGCGCACCGCAGCCGCACGCGATTTCCGCAGATCTTTCTTTGCGGACTGGATATTCGGCACGGAAAAACCTCTAGTACAGGACTGGTGCAGGAGGATCGGCTGGGCTGGAACGACGCCAAGCCAAAGCCAATCGCCGAAATTGAAAATCGGGCTGAGTGGCGACAGAACGGTAAAAGTATCTGGCTTCTGAAGTTGGGTCAAGTCGGCGTCAGGCGATTTCGGCCGTCAGCCGCTGGGACCTTGTCGGAAAACGATACCCGGTGCTTTTGACAGGTCCGGCCTCTGCCGCTAGGTTCCGAGTCCGACTTGCTTGGAATCACCAGTTCGTTTCCAGTCGCCCCTGCCGCGTTGGACAAGACCCAGCTTTTCGCCCTCGTGGCACCGGTGCTGCTGTTTTCCATGGTCGCGCACGAATATGCGCACGGCTATGCCGCATTCAAGCAGGGTGATACGACCGCCTACCAGCTTGGTCGGCTGACGTGGAATCCGTTCAAGCATATCGATCCATTCATGACCGTCCTGCTGCCGGTCATGCTGTTCTTCCTGGGGGGGCCGATCTTTGGCGGCGCCAAACCCGTTCCGGTCAATCCACGGAATTACCGGAACTACCGTCGGGGTGACATCATCGTGTCGTTGGCCGGCGTCGTGACCAACGTGGCGATTGCGATCCTCAGTGTGCCGCTCGTGATGCTGGTGGGGCTGATCGGGTCGTGGTTGCCGGCGATGATCAAGCCGCTGGGGATTCTGCAACTCATGCTGGCGCAGGGCATTTTCATCAACCTGATTTTGGCGGCGTTCAATCTGATGCCGGTGCCGCCACTCGATGGGTCGCACGTGTTCAAGTACCTGCTGCCACCCCGCTGGGCGCTGGCCTACCAGCGGTTGGCGGGTGTGGGACTCCTGCTGCTCTTCGCCCTGCTCTCGTTCGGCCGTCCGCTGGTGAACGCCTGGCTGGCACCGGCGTATTACCTGCGCATTTTGGCGGAACAGTTCTACTTTCCATTCATGCTGCCCAACCCCTTCGCCGCGTGATCGCTCCTTCCTTCCGCGTGACCGACGCCGAGTCTCCCGCGTTTGTCGTGGAGTTGAGTCAGTTTACGGGTCCACTCGACCTGTTGCTGTCGCTGATTCGCGACGAACAGGTGGACATCTACGACATCCCGATTGCCCGTATCGCTGAGCAGTTCCTGGCGCGCATTGGATCGCTTGGACTCGACGAAGCCGCCGACTACCTCGAAATGGCCGCGCGGTTGCTGCGCATCAAGGCGCAGATGTTGCTGCCGCGGGCCGATGGTGAGGAGTCGTGGGAGGACCCGCGCGCCGAGTTGGTACGCCGGCTGCTGGAGTATCAACAGATGCGCGAGGTGGTCGATCTGCTCGAGCACCGCGGCGAGGAGCGCCGGCACCAGTTCAATCGGCGCTGGGTGCCACAGGCGGCCGATATCACGCCGGTCACGGCACCGTTGTCGTTGACGCTCAACGATCTGTTGGCCGCCGTCGATCGCGTGCTGCGGACGGCGAAAGAACCAACGATGCACGACGTCGTGCCGCGCGCGCTGGATGTGGCGGGAGCCATGTCCACCATTCGCGCGCTGCTGTCCATGCGTCGTGATGCACGGTGGTCCGATCTGGTGGGGCGCGATGCGGAACCGTGGCAGATTCTGTCCGTGCTGTTGGCGTTGCTCGAAATGGCGAAGATGGGCGAACTGCGAATTGCGCAGGCCCGCCCCTTCGGCTCTGTGGAGATTGTCCGTGACGCCGTTAGCGAAGCTGCTTGAAGCGGCGTTGTTCGCCGCGGCGCGACCCCTCGCGCTGGACGCTCTGGCCACGCTGGATCCTGAAGCGAGCCCCGCGGCGGTGTTCGCGGCCCTCGATGAATTGCGCGAGCACTACGACGTTGATGGACATGGCGTCGAAGTTGTTGAACAGGGTGGGGGATGGCAGATCCTCACGCGGGCCGAATACGCGGAGGCGATTGAGCGCGCGCAGGTGGCTGTTCGACCGCAGCGCCTGTCGGCGGCGTCGCTGGAAACACTGGCCATCATCGCCTACCGTCAGCCTATCGGGCGGGCGGAAATCGAGGAGATTCGCGGGGTCGCCGTCGGCAGCGTGCTCAAGTCACTGCATGAACGGGGATTGATCGATATCGTCGGACGAAGCGAGGGCATCGGGCGGCCGCTGCTGTATGGCACGACGCCGCAATTCCTGGAGCAGTTCGCGCTGCGTCATCTCGAAGAACTGCCGCGTGCCGACGAACTGGCAATCGCCCTGCGCGGTGCCGGCAGCGCTGTTGTGGCGGAGTGACGCGTCCCGGGGGGCGTCCACCTCGGAGAGGAGACGATGCACCGCGCGCCCGCCAAGCCAAGCGCGGCTAGACCGCGTGCTCCCAAGTCGGGTGCTCCCAAGTCGGGTGCTCCCAAGTCGGGTGCTCCCAAGTCGGGTGCTCCCAAGTCGGGTGCTCCCAGGTCGGGTGCTCCCAGGTCGTCGGGTGCTCCCAGGTCGGGTGCTCCCAGGTCGGGTGCTCCCCAAACACGCGTCGGTGGCAAGAAGTCGCGGCCACCGCGTCCCGCACCGGCAGGACCACCAGGGAGTGGCGGTAAGGGCGGCACGGTGGCCGCTGTGGACGAAGGTCCCGTCCGGGTGCAGCGCGCCTTGGCACGGGCAGGCCTGTCGTCGCGACGTGAGGCCGATCGCGCGGTGGCGGAAGGACGCGTGCAGGTCAACGGCGAACGCGCGGTCATCGGACAGTTGGTGGATCCCGCGCGCGATCAGATCACGCTCGACGGCGAGTTGGTAAGCGTCAGCGTGGCGAAGCACCGATGGATTGTGCTCAACAAGCCCACGGGCATCGTGACCACGAGCCGCGATCCGCAGGGACGCCGCACCGTGTTCGATCTGGTCGACAGAGTGCCAGGCCTGGTGTATGTCGGTCGACTCGATTTCATGACCGAGGGCGTGCTCCTGCTCACGACCGATGGACGGGCCGCGCACGCCCTGACCCATCCGAGTCGGGAAGTGGAACGCACGTACGTGGCCACCGTGCAGGGAGATGCGGTCAACGCCGCGCGCGAAGCGCGTCGGGGTGTTGAACTCGAAGACGGTGTCGTCATTCCTCGTGACGTCGCGGTACACCCGCTGGGACAACGTCGCTGGGCGTTCGAGATCACCATTACGGAAGGGCGCACGCATGAAGTGCGCCGCATTTGTGATACGCTGGGACTCGAAGTCGAGCGCCTGGTACGTACCCGATTCGGGCCGATCCGCCTTGGCGAACTCGCGCCCGGCGAAACGCGGTCAGTGACACCGACCGAGCAGGCTGTCCTCGATGCGCTCATTGCGGCACCCTGACTTGCGCCGATGGTGGAGCCTCGGGCATCCATCCGGGGTATGCCCGAACGTATCGGGAATCGTGTTTCGCACCGTCGGCCCGGCACGACTGACGCCGGGCCTCACCTGAAGACCCTGAGGAGTTGCCAGCCGTGACCACCAGCGCCAACGCGTCCACCGACGCGGCACTCGTGCAGGGCGTGATGCGCGAGGTCGCGCGTCGTATCGTGGGCCAGGAGTACATGGTCGAGCGATTGCTCATCAGTCTCCTGACCGGCGGACACGTCCTGCTCGAGGGCGTGCCGGGACTGGCGAAGACGCTGACCGTGCGCACGCTGGCCGAAACCGTGCGAACGACGTTTCAACGCATTCAGTTCACGCCGGACCTGCTGCCCGCCGACGTGGTGGGCACGCAGATCTACGATCAGCGCACCGGCGAGTTCCGCGTGAAGCATGGCCCCATCTTCGCCAACATCGTGCTGGCCGACGAGATCAACCGCGCACCCGCCAAAGTGCAGGCGGCGCTCCTCGAGGCGATGCAGGAGAAACAAGTGACGATCGGCGGCACGACCTATCGGCTGCCGGAACCGTTTCTGGTACTCGCGACGCAGAATCCGATCGAGCAGGAAGGCACGTATCCATTGCCGGAGGCGCAGGTCGATCGTTTCATGATGAAACTCCGCGTCGGCTATCCGACACGGGCCGAGGAAAAGGAAATCCTTCGGCGCATGGCGGGCGGCGACAAGATCACGATCGCACCGATCGCCTCGCCGGAGGAACTGCTCGACGCCCGTCGGCGCATCAGCGAATTGTACATGGACGAGCGCATCGTCGATTATATCGTCGAGTTGGTGCATGCCACGCGACATCCGAACGAGGTGGGCGCATCCGATCTCGTGCCGCTCATCGAGTTCGGCGCGAGCCCCCGCGCCACGATCGCGCTGGGGCAGGCGGCGCGTGCCCATGCGTTCCTGCGCGGACGCGCGTTTGTCACGCCCGACGACGTGAAGAGCATTGCGCCTGACGTCCTGCGCCACCGGGTGCTCACCACGTTCGAGGCCGATGCCGAAGGCGTGACCAGCGACGCCATCGTCTCGCGCCTGCTCGCGTCCGTCGAGACGCCCTGACGCCCAGTCCGTCCCCCGTGTCGCTCACCAGCGCCTCCCTCGCGAACGCCGTACCGGCCGATGTCCTGCGCCAGGTGCGGCGCATCGAAGTGCGCACGCGCCGGCTGGTCGATTCGCGCTTTGCCGGTGAATACCGCTCGTTGTTCAAGGGACAGGGCATGGAGTTCGCCGAGGTGCGCGAGTATCAGGACGGCGATGAGGTACGCTCCATCGACTGGAATGTCTCGGCGCGCATGGGGCGCCCGTTCGTCAAGCGCTACGTCGAAGAACGTGAGTTGACGATCATGCTGGCCATCGACTTGTCGGGCTCATCCCGATTCGGCACGCGCGCACGCTTCAAGCACGAGTTGGCCATTGAACTCGCCGGTGTGCTCGCCCTGACCGCGGTCCGCAATAACGATCGCGTCGGGCTGCTCCTCTTTTCTGATCAGGTCGAACACGCGCTGCCGCCGCGAAAAGGACGCAAGCATGCACTGCGCGTGATTCGCGATCTGCTGAGTGTGGTGCCACGCTCGCGCGGCACCTCGGTGTCCGCGGCCGTCGATCGGCTGATGCGACTGTTGCCGCATCGCTCGGTGATCTTCCTGTGCTCCGATTTCCTCACCGAGTCGCTGGAGAAGCCGTTGGCGCGTCTCGCGCAACGACATGATGTGGTGGCGGTGACGCTGGAAGATCCGGCGGAACGCATGTTGCCAGACATCGGTCCGGCGCGCCTGGAGGATCCGGAAACCGGTCAGCGCATTGAAGTCGACACGTCACACCCCGCCGTGCGCGCGGCGTTCGCGCGCGAGGTGGCCAAGGCCGACGATGCCCGGCGCAAGTTGTTCGGACGACTGGGGCTCGACGAAATCGTCGTGCACACCGAGCATGGGTATGTGGACGCGCTGTTGTCGTTCTTTCGGGCACGGGCACGCCGACCGCATGGCGCCGTTCGCACGGGACCGCGCGGATCGATGGGGGATGCGGCCAGTGCCGAAGCCGCCGTACGTCCTCACGCCACTCCGCGGTCCGTGCCTGCGGCCGAGAGTCCGCCAACCCGTGCGTCCGGACGGGCCACCTATGTCCGTCCGCCGACGAGTGCCCGATGAGCGGGCCGGTGTCGCGCAGTGGTCCGACCGGACGATGGGCTCGGCGCATGGGCCTGGTGTGGTGTGTCGCCGCGCTCGGTGCGATGTGGGTACCGGTTGTGTCGGCGCAACGCGCGCCGAAACGCGCCGCCGTTTCAGCGGCCAATGCCGCGCCACGCGACACGGCGTCGGCCGCCTCGCCGATCAGACTCGGTACGATGGTCCGGCCCGATACGGTGTTGGTCGGTGATCCGTTCACACTGACAGTCACCATCGAGGCTCCCGTCGGAACGACGGTCCAGTGGCCAACCATTGGCGACACGGCGGCGGTGGTCGTCATGCGCGCACCGACTCGGGTGACCAGTGAAGACCGCGACGGCATGCGACGTGAGACCGCCGAGTACGCGCTGACCGCGTGGGATGTGGGGACGCTGCCATTGGGGCTGCCCGAGGCAACCGTACGAACGCCCGACGGTGTGCGCGCGGTCCCGCTGCGTAGCGCGAGGATCGTGGTGATGTCGGTGCTGCCGGCTGACACGTCACTACATGTTCCCAAACCGGCACGCGCACTGTTTCCGCGAGTCGTACCATGGTGGGAGGCATGGTGGCCGGCCGCGGTGGCGGTGGTCGCGCTCATGCTGTTGTGGGGGGCGTGGTATCGACGCCGGCATCGCGTGGTCAATCGCGTGGTCGCGCCCCTGGATGTCTTCGCACGAGCGATGCACGACTTCGATCGCCTGCAACGGCTGGCCTTGGCCGATCTGGGTGAGCGCGGGCGGGCCGTGGCGTTGGGAGTGGAAATTCTGCGCACCTATTTATCCGCGCGATTTCCGGCGGCGGTGCTTTCCGAGACGAGTACGGAATTGCTCACGGCCATCGGCGCCGATGCTCGGGTGCCCCGCGATCGGTTGACATCGCTGCTGGCCGAAGTCGATGCGATCAAATTTGCGCATGATGCGGTGTCCGCGCCGCGCGCGCGTGAACTGCACGACGAGGCGCGCGCCGTGGTGTCGGCAATCGAGCAGGCGGAGCAGGCACGACGGAAGCGCGAGGAGTCGGCTCGATTGGCGGCTGAACGCGCCGACCGGGACACGGAGCGGGTGGTACGCCGGAACGCCGAAGATGAAGCGCGTCGTCGCGCACGCCGACCGAAGGCTGGTGCGACATGAACCAGGTGCTCGACGGCATTCGTCACCTCAATTGGGCCTCCTGGCAAGGCGATGACCTGACGCTGCTGGGCGTCAACTTCGCGCATCCGATGGTGCTTGTGCTGCTCACTTTGCTCCCACTCTGGTCGTGGTGGCGTCGTCGCGGTGTGCGCGAACTGGACGCGATTCCCTTTCCGTTGACCGTGGTGCTGGCGCGTGGTCCGCGGCCGCGCCTGGCCTGGATGCGATGGCTGCCTTGGCTGCGGATGGTCGCGGTCGCCGGTTTGATCATCGCAGTGGCGCAACCGCGCTCTGGCGCGCGCTCGACTCGCGTTTCCAGCGAAGGCATCGACATTGCGCTGGCCGTGGATATCTCCAGTTCGATGCTGGCGGAGGACTTTCAGCCGCAAAATCGCATCGAAGTGGCCAAGGACAAGGTCAAGCGGTTTGTCATGGGGCGCAAATCTGACCGCGTCGGACTGGTGGCGTTCTCGGGCGAGGCGCTGACGCAGGTGCCCCTGACCACCGACTACCCGGTGCTGCTTGCCGCCATCGATAACCTGCAGGTGGGACAGCTCGAAGACGGCACCGCCATTGGCACCGCCATTGCCACGGCCGCAAACCGACTGCGCACCGCGCCGGGACGTTCGCGGGTGATGGTGGTACTGACAGACGGGGAGAACAATCGCGGGGCCATCGATCCACGGACGGCGGCGCAGGCGGCGGCCGCGTTCGGCATTCGCATCTACACCATCGGTGTCGGCAGTGAAGGGATGGCCGCGGTGCCGGTGGGGCGAAGCTTGTTCGGCCTGCGATACGAGAATCGGCCGGTCAAGATCGACGAGGCGTTGTTGACGGAAATTGCCTCCAGCACCGGGGGCCGGTACTTCCGCGCCAAGGACGCCGAGGCGTTGCAGAGCATCTACGAGCAGATTGATGCCTTGGAACGGTGAATCGTCGAGCAGCGTGCCTTCGTGCGGTACACGGAGCAGTTTCGCTGGCCACTGCACTCGCGCTGGTGGCGCTGCTGATGGAACTGTTCGTGCTGGCCAGGCGCGGGGTGCTGCCATGACGTCGGTGCCGCGGGTGATCTTCGACCTGCCATGGCTGCTGCTCGGCGCGCTGATCCTGCCGCTGTGCGTCTGGCTCCTGCGTCGTGTGCGGGCGCGTCAGCGTCGGGAACGGCTTGGCCGATACGCTGAACCGACGGCACTCCGGCGTCTGGTGCCGTTCACCGGGACCAGTCCGGGGGCACGCACGGCGCGGCTGGTCTCCATCGCCGTGCTCGCCGGCATCGCGCTGGCTGGGCCTCGCTGGGGCCTCGCCCGGGGCCCGTCTTCGGCCCGCGGAATCGACATGGCCGTGGCGCTCGACGCATCGCTGTCGATGACGGCAACCGACGAACGTCCGTCGCGACTGGAACGCATGAAACAGGAGGTGCGTCGACTGCGGTCGATGTCGCGCGCCGATCGCGTGGCCTTGATGGCCTTTGCCGGTCGCAGCTACATCCTGACGCCGCTGACCACCGACGACGGCGCGTTGGAACTGTACCTGGACAACCTTGACCCCAGTGTCGTCGGGCAGGCGGGCAGTTCCATCGCACGGACCATCCGTCAGGGCACGGAGCTATTGCTGGCCAGCGATGGGAGCGCGGATCGCGCGTTGGTGGTCATGACGGACGGCGAGGTGTTCGAGTCCGCCGAAGATGTGGTAGCGGCCGCACGCGAGGCGGGTTCGCAGGGGATCAGCCTGGTCACTGTGGGATTTGGCACCGAACGGGGGAGCACGATCCCTGTGCGGGATGGCAGCGTGATTCGGGAGAAGCGGGACGCCGACGGCAAGGTGGTGGTCACGAAGTACAACCCCGACCTGCTGCGACAAGCGGCGGAAGCGGCCGGCGGCACGTTCATCGCGGCTGACGCATCGGACAAGGCGACGCGTGTGCGCGCCGCCTTGCGTTCCCTGCGCACGGCACGCCGCACGGTGGATTCGCGAGAAGACCACGTCCCGCGGTTTCTCTGGGCGCTCGTGCCGGCGCTGTTGCTGCTCCTCTACGACACCTGGGCGATGACCCGGCGCATCGTGCGCGCCGCGCCAGTCGCAACGGTGCCGGTCACCGGCCTGCTTCTGCTATGGGTCAGCATGGCCGGTTGTGCACGACCGCCCGACCCGGCGCGATTGTACGCCGACGGTGATGTCAAGCGCGCGATTGCCGCGTATCGCCTCATGGTGGCCGAGGGCGACACGTCGGCGATGACGCGCTACAATCTGGGAACA is a genomic window containing:
- a CDS encoding site-2 protease family protein; its protein translation is MLGITSSFPVAPAALDKTQLFALVAPVLLFSMVAHEYAHGYAAFKQGDTTAYQLGRLTWNPFKHIDPFMTVLLPVMLFFLGGPIFGGAKPVPVNPRNYRNYRRGDIIVSLAGVVTNVAIAILSVPLVMLVGLIGSWLPAMIKPLGILQLMLAQGIFINLILAAFNLMPVPPLDGSHVFKYLLPPRWALAYQRLAGVGLLLLFALLSFGRPLVNAWLAPAYYLRILAEQFYFPFMLPNPFAA
- a CDS encoding MoxR family ATPase — its product is MPAVTTSANASTDAALVQGVMREVARRIVGQEYMVERLLISLLTGGHVLLEGVPGLAKTLTVRTLAETVRTTFQRIQFTPDLLPADVVGTQIYDQRTGEFRVKHGPIFANIVLADEINRAPAKVQAALLEAMQEKQVTIGGTTYRLPEPFLVLATQNPIEQEGTYPLPEAQVDRFMMKLRVGYPTRAEEKEILRRMAGGDKITIAPIASPEELLDARRRISELYMDERIVDYIVELVHATRHPNEVGASDLVPLIEFGASPRATIALGQAARAHAFLRGRAFVTPDDVKSIAPDVLRHRVLTTFEADAEGVTSDAIVSRLLASVETP
- the scpB gene encoding SMC-Scp complex subunit ScpB, translated to MTPLAKLLEAALFAAARPLALDALATLDPEASPAAVFAALDELREHYDVDGHGVEVVEQGGGWQILTRAEYAEAIERAQVAVRPQRLSAASLETLAIIAYRQPIGRAEIEEIRGVAVGSVLKSLHERGLIDIVGRSEGIGRPLLYGTTPQFLEQFALRHLEELPRADELAIALRGAGSAVVAE
- a CDS encoding VWA domain-containing protein; this encodes MNQVLDGIRHLNWASWQGDDLTLLGVNFAHPMVLVLLTLLPLWSWWRRRGVRELDAIPFPLTVVLARGPRPRLAWMRWLPWLRMVAVAGLIIAVAQPRSGARSTRVSSEGIDIALAVDISSSMLAEDFQPQNRIEVAKDKVKRFVMGRKSDRVGLVAFSGEALTQVPLTTDYPVLLAAIDNLQVGQLEDGTAIGTAIATAANRLRTAPGRSRVMVVLTDGENNRGAIDPRTAAQAAAAFGIRIYTIGVGSEGMAAVPVGRSLFGLRYENRPVKIDEALLTEIASSTGGRYFRAKDAEALQSIYEQIDALER
- a CDS encoding VWA domain-containing protein, whose product is MTSVPRVIFDLPWLLLGALILPLCVWLLRRVRARQRRERLGRYAEPTALRRLVPFTGTSPGARTARLVSIAVLAGIALAGPRWGLARGPSSARGIDMAVALDASLSMTATDERPSRLERMKQEVRRLRSMSRADRVALMAFAGRSYILTPLTTDDGALELYLDNLDPSVVGQAGSSIARTIRQGTELLLASDGSADRALVVMTDGEVFESAEDVVAAAREAGSQGISLVTVGFGTERGSTIPVRDGSVIREKRDADGKVVVTKYNPDLLRQAAEAAGGTFIAADASDKATRVRAALRSLRTARRTVDSREDHVPRFLWALVPALLLLLYDTWAMTRRIVRAAPVATVPVTGLLLLWVSMAGCARPPDPARLYADGDVKRAIAAYRLMVAEGDTSAMTRYNLGTALIAVDSLTEAVELLEAVRRSTDGELRMRARYNAGLAQLLIGRAAGNPDADRALAAARAAYRALLQDRATDADAKWNFELALRHPPPNSGGGGGGGGGNDAAESPSPPQGSLDQRQAEALLNSAAREERDVQGRKQQKGRVPPVGKDW
- the rpsT gene encoding 30S ribosomal protein S20, translated to MPNIQSAKKDLRKSRAAAVRNRAQRSALRTAVKKAKNGGTSDERLSAVSLLDRAARKGLIHRNTAARQKSKLAKKAATA
- a CDS encoding segregation/condensation protein A gives rise to the protein MIAPSFRVTDAESPAFVVELSQFTGPLDLLLSLIRDEQVDIYDIPIARIAEQFLARIGSLGLDEAADYLEMAARLLRIKAQMLLPRADGEESWEDPRAELVRRLLEYQQMREVVDLLEHRGEERRHQFNRRWVPQAADITPVTAPLSLTLNDLLAAVDRVLRTAKEPTMHDVVPRALDVAGAMSTIRALLSMRRDARWSDLVGRDAEPWQILSVLLALLEMAKMGELRIAQARPFGSVEIVRDAVSEAA
- a CDS encoding class II aldolase/adducin family protein, which produces MFPFVADHDVFLLCNHGVTAVGRSLTEALTRLESVEQAARIVLVAELLGGPRVLPAEEAQALASLWRRPVASTYSAQHSTDALS
- a CDS encoding class II aldolase/adducin family protein yields the protein AEGNCSVRLRDGTLLVTPSGADKASLTAPQVLRRHADGTEYHNGGTATVTSDTSSGDSPPRPSSELQMHLGIYGSRADVMAVVHAHPPVATGFATAGRTIPADVLPEVPVVLGPVALVPYGRRAPRPCSTPCFPSSPTMTCFCSAITE
- a CDS encoding DUF58 domain-containing protein, which encodes MSLTSASLANAVPADVLRQVRRIEVRTRRLVDSRFAGEYRSLFKGQGMEFAEVREYQDGDEVRSIDWNVSARMGRPFVKRYVEERELTIMLAIDLSGSSRFGTRARFKHELAIELAGVLALTAVRNNDRVGLLLFSDQVEHALPPRKGRKHALRVIRDLLSVVPRSRGTSVSAAVDRLMRLLPHRSVIFLCSDFLTESLEKPLARLAQRHDVVAVTLEDPAERMLPDIGPARLEDPETGQRIEVDTSHPAVRAAFAREVAKADDARRKLFGRLGLDEIVVHTEHGYVDALLSFFRARARRPHGAVRTGPRGSMGDAASAEAAVRPHATPRSVPAAESPPTRASGRATYVRPPTSAR
- a CDS encoding rRNA pseudouridine synthase yields the protein MAAVDEGPVRVQRALARAGLSSRREADRAVAEGRVQVNGERAVIGQLVDPARDQITLDGELVSVSVAKHRWIVLNKPTGIVTTSRDPQGRRTVFDLVDRVPGLVYVGRLDFMTEGVLLLTTDGRAAHALTHPSREVERTYVATVQGDAVNAAREARRGVELEDGVVIPRDVAVHPLGQRRWAFEITITEGRTHEVRRICDTLGLEVERLVRTRFGPIRLGELAPGETRSVTPTEQAVLDALIAAP